TGTAAATAACCTTGACTGCAACTTTTACGCCAACAAATAACCCAACATTGCCAACTGCATGGCATCGTCTCTCTCCCGATTGGCAAGGGGGGGAAGAAGTGGTACAGCAGGGTTTATCCCATAAACAGATGGCACCTTCTTGGCAACTGCTACTTTTGGGTGATGGTTCCCCCACAAGGCATTTACAGCTACTGACGGGAGAGCCGACAGAAGTAGATGTGATTGATATGTCCCTAGTTGGGAAAGATTTGGATGGAGCTCCAGAACTTATAGAAACCATTCCAGGACCAAGATTACGACGACAGGTTTGGCTACGTACAGCTTCTGGTCAGCGATTAGCCTATGCAACCTCCTGGTGGGAAGCATCCCATGTAGATGAGTACTTACAAAATCGCTCATTGCCAATATGGGCAAGTTTGGCTAGATTGCGAACAGAACTATATCGAGATGTACAAGGGGTCTATTTTGGCTATTCAGAAGCTCTTCAGGCTGGCTTCAATCAAAAGGGACCTTTTTGGGGAAGGCATTATCTATTTTGGCATCATGGGCAACCTTTAACCCTAATTTATGAAGTTTTTTCACCTTATTTGACTAGGTATCTTGGTCCAATGCAATTGGATAATGCTGATGCTGGTTAATATGGTGAAATTATGATGTGGATGGAGGTTGAGTGCAAGGGATGGGCAATCCCGGAGTAATGCCGTAGGAATTATAATCACTATACTAGTTGGCGAAAGCCTGCTAGAGAGAATTCTGGCGTAAATTACAAAATCTCTATGATTTTCAGCCGAGTACTGTCAATGAGTTCTGTATTTATCTGTATTCATTTCATCCCTTAAGCTGAGGGGAAAAGAGATTTAGCTTTTGATAACTCAGTGTTGTTATACCTGAACTTGCTTGTTCAAACAAAGAGCAATATCTTAAATTTCAGGAGAAGGCACTGGTTATCAAACTGATTAACATAGTATTGCTCAAATAAATATTAAATCTATCAGGTAAGTAAAAATTCAGGCTCATCAGTCTGAATATTGACTTGAATTCAACTCTGATTTGCTCCGTAAAAATAATATCTACTTTAGACTGCTATTTATTGACTCCGGCTAGGGTCTGCCTTCATCGTCATTTCCATAATACTCTTCTATGATTTTCTCGGCTAATTGATTTCGCTGAGGTAATTCAACAAACTCCACTTCTTGAATTGGGGGCAATTGAATTAACTCCATTTCTTTTATGGGTTCTTTAATATCTAGTGGGAATTTGAGTGGTTGACGTTCTTCAATCCAGCAACTGGCGACAGGTAAAGTTTCTTCCAACTCATCCAAG
The Calothrix sp. 336/3 DNA segment above includes these coding regions:
- a CDS encoding chorismate lyase — its product is MTATFTPTNNPTLPTAWHRLSPDWQGGEEVVQQGLSHKQMAPSWQLLLLGDGSPTRHLQLLTGEPTEVDVIDMSLVGKDLDGAPELIETIPGPRLRRQVWLRTASGQRLAYATSWWEASHVDEYLQNRSLPIWASLARLRTELYRDVQGVYFGYSEALQAGFNQKGPFWGRHYLFWHHGQPLTLIYEVFSPYLTRYLGPMQLDNADAG